Proteins encoded in a region of the Dreissena polymorpha isolate Duluth1 chromosome 6, UMN_Dpol_1.0, whole genome shotgun sequence genome:
- the LOC127834909 gene encoding polyubiquitin-B-like has protein sequence MQIFVKTLTGKTINLVVKPSASIANVMAKIQQIDGIPPNQQSLIFASQQLEDCRTLSYYNIQKKSTLSLVLRLPDRIKIFARTVTGKTISLEVEPTSSIANVKAMIQDKQGIPPDQQRLMFNGNELEDNCYLSTYNIQRDSTLHVQLKSIQIIIVKTTSGTMIPLELFPTDSIESVKTKIQHKEGIHTDMQRLIFNSLQLADGRTLGD, from the coding sequence ATGCAGATCTTCGTGAAGACCCTAACTGGCAAGACCATCAACCTCGTGGTGAAGCCCTCTGCCTCCATTGCAAATGTCATGGCCAAGATCCAACAGATCGATGGAATTCCCCCAAATCAGCAAAGTTTAATCTTTGCTTCCCAACAGCTGGAAGATTGCCGTACCCTCTCTTACTACAACATCCAGAAGAAGTCCACTCTCTCTCTGGTCTTGCGTTTACCTGATCGTATAAAGATCTTCGCGAGGACCGTGACTGGTAAGACCATCAGCCTCGAAGTTGAGCCCACTTCCTCCATTGCGAATGTCAAAGCGATGATTCAAGACAAGCAGGGTATTCCTCCAGATCAGCAGAGGCTGATGTTTAATGGCAACGAGCTGGAAGATAATTGTTACCTTTCTACCTACAACATCCAGAGAGATTCAACCCTCCATGTGCAGTTAAAGTCAATACAGATCATCATTGTGAAAACCACTTCTGGCACAATGATCCCCCTCGAGCTCTTCCCCACTGACTCCATTGAGAGTGTCAAGACCAAGATCCAACACAAGGAGGGAATTCACACAGATATGCAGAGGTTGATCTTTAATAGCCTTCAGCTGGCAGATGGTCGAACCCTGGGTGACTAA
- the LOC127834892 gene encoding uncharacterized protein LOC127834892: MECSLNECGVCGSESVAAFCENCNFRICKNCFHVHKKSTKLFKNHRAFLIETTQPILGQGFAGHNSRKVSKHSSGDIHTHKCATHATENLAFFCSDHSDTLCGRCVVSCHKLCKIVDLFEVNIDDEEVTACKSHLHDLAEKFKRAANKIDQNTTDNKTCKQEFLKELQQLRIDVNTWFDCLQSKCEKQYSETFETNTERLTRVRTSCNELEKRIEDHQELIDSLLTQNHVKKLYVVLNKMKQEIVEINSKLTWLDTESSFTELNFKRSSGIHKLLNDKMFDIGGLEESCSGSDEISEGPLSSITVSSEELNEQCIICMKVICNPKKLKCGHIFCGECIDQSLRFKQWCPACGLVCGKITGDQPPGKMTVKQTQGFCTGYERDAKISITYEIFEGRQSECHPCPGKLYKGIMKTAYLPDNEQGRNICRMLRVAFERKLVFTIGSYRTTGQEGLITWNAIYHKTDNRPYTKFGYPDPTYLDSVTDELKRKGITLDDINPSDKLEGIITSD; encoded by the exons ATGGAATGCTCCTTAAATGAATGCGGTGTATGCGGTTCGGAGTCAGTTGCTGCTTTCTGCGAAAACTGTAATTTTAGAATTTGTAAGAATTGTTTCCACGTGCACAAAAAGTCAACCAAGTTATTTAAGAATCACCGGgcttttttaattgaaacaactCAACCGATTTTAGGTCAAGGTTTTGCAGGCCATAATTCTCGTAAGGTTTCTAAACATAGTTCTGGTGATATCCATACTCATAAATGCGCAACACATGCAACAGAAAATTTGGCTTTCTTCTGTTCAGACCATTCAGACACTCTATGTGGTCGTTGTGTAGTTTCATGCCACAAATTGTGCAAAATAGTTGACTTGTTTGAGGTTAATATTGACGACGAAGAGGTTACTGCATGCAAGTCACACTTACACGACTTGGCAGAAAAATTTAAGCGTGCTGCAAATAAAATTGATCAAAACACAACCGACAATAAAACCTGTAAACAGGAGTTTCTTAAGGAACTTCAACAATTACGGATAGATGTTAACACATGGTTTGATTGTCTTCAATCAAAGTGCGAAAAACAGTACAGCGAAACGTTTGAGACAAATACTGAGCGTTTAACAAGAGTTCGAACATCTTGCAATGAACTTGAAAAGCGTATTGAAGATCACCAGGAATTAATTGATAGCTTACTTACACAAAACCACGTCAAAAAATTATATGTTGTactaaacaaaatgaaacagGAAATCGTAGAGATTAATTCAAAACTAACCTGGCTCGACACTGAAAGCAGCTTCACAGAATTAAACTTCAAACGCAGCAGTGGCATACATAAGTTATTGAATGACAAGATGTTTGATATCGGAGGCCTGGAAGAGTCATGTTCTGGAAGTGACGAGATATCAGAAGGGCCACTTTCGTCAATCACG GTTTCCTCAGAGGAATTGAATGAACAATGTATTATATGTATGAAGGTAATATGTAACCCCAAAAAGCTAAAGTGTGGTCACATTTTCTGTGGAGAATGCATCGACCAATCACTACGTTTTAAGCAATGGTGTCCTGCATGTGGACTCGTATGTGGAAAAATCACAG GTGATCAACCACCAGGGAAGATGACTGTTAAACAAACACAGGGGTTTTGTACTGGATACGAAAGAGATGCAAAAATTAGCATCACATACGAGATTTTTGAAGGACGACAATCG GAATGTCATCCATGTCCTGGTAAATTGTATAAGGGGATAATGAAAACGGCATATCTCCCTGACAATGAGCAAGGACGAAACATTTGCAGAATGCTTAGGGTTGCCTTTGAAAGGAAACTGGTTTTCACCATTGGAAGCTATCGAACAACAGGCCAGGAAGGATTGATAACTTGGAACGCTATCTACCATAAGACTGACAATCGGCCATATACCAA GTTTGGTTATCCCGATCCAACATATCTGGACAGTGTGACTGATGAGCTCAAACGTAAAGGTATTACCCTGGATGATATTAACCCATCAGATAAGCTGGAAGGAATCATTACAAGTGATTGA